tttcttttctctctacacTTTCCAGTACTTGTGCTCTACCTTTCTTGTTCTCAGACCTGCTCAAGGTGGGCACTTTTCCTTCTGGGAGGTGAATATTTGCTGATGTTTGGAAGCGTAAGTAGGGGATGGATCAGGGGCGTGAACAGGGGCAGGATGGTGGCATGCTCTGTGCAGTGTCTTCATCAAGGTGAATTTCAATTGCTCCCAGCATGTCTCCCTACAGCGGTTGACAATCCAGTGACTATCTGTCCCAGACTTTTCCGCATCCAGAACTGCAGAGGGGATTCAAGTTCCTACAATCACACGCACTCATACAATAGCTGGATTCTTTTTCTGCTTGAACTACCCAGAATGATTTATTTGGACGGCATCTGAATCATACCCGACACACACtattacatttttacattatGACACTTCTATTTTAAGCACACCTTCTCAACATTGGTACTACTGGTTACATGTATCTCATTGTTTATTTAGATATAACTGTCAATTATGCTGTTTTCTTCATTCACAAGATTCCTTgagttattttttctaattaccgattataattttctttgatatttcAGATCACAACAGTGACTTTTTGTTGTGACaagtaaaaaaattagaaactagtACGTGTGAAGGAAAACCTACTCATCtggtttttttcccattctcatcACCATGATGTAAGCAATATTAACAGCGTAGTATGTATTCCTTCAcatctttctcctcttttgtaCATGAATAAAGGCATTTATAGCACTTTTATGTGTTTCTACTGAAGTATTATCAAACACATATATTATCCCCTAACTTGTTTTCCTGCTGGTAAGATTTCATTAGTATTTCTAGGATTCAGTGCACAGAGATCTAGCgacattcattctttttctaatatatttataaatataataggaTCACACCAGACATGATAAGTTTTTTTGGTGAAGcaatacttttttgtttctttttatttgctttttttctccttctacctTCTTAACCTCTATCCCCCCATCAACTCTTCAGTGAACCTGTATTAATATGATGTGCAGTCTTCTTAATACAATATAGCCAGATTTGTTTAATATAACCATATTAAAAACATGCTCTCACTCTGTGCACTGTAGCCAAACACTAGGAGGTAACGTCAGATAAGATGAGGAAAGGAGACCACCCCGAGCTGTTCTGAACAGATCTTAGAatgacattaaatttttttatttgcaaaccATACCACAAAGGACCTTTCTCCATAAGATATAAAGAGTgcttaaaaattaagaagaaaaaaggctGGCGAATCTATTAAAaagtgagcaaaggaaaagaagctttcagaaaaagaaatgtaagtggCTTctgaaatatgcaaaaataaaaatgagagaaatgctAACTAAAAACATCAGCAAGGCATGATTTCTCACCTATCaggttggtaaaaaaaaaaaaaaaaaattaaacacactgTCTGTGCCAAAGCCTGGATGCACACAGGTGATTTCATCTACTACTGGTATGGGTACAAAATGGTACAACCCCCATCAAAGGACATAAGACAAGagtataaaaatttcaaaagcatcTGAAAGATGGTAACTATATGAgttgatggatatgttcattagcTTGATTGTGGCCATCTTTTCATAATGTGCATGTATAGTAAAATGTCatattgtacacattaaatatatatataatccatttgtcaatatactgtaataaactggaaaaaattttcaaatgcatttaatCTTTGTACCAGCAAACCTACTTCTGGGACTCTAGCTTACAAGTTAATGCAAAAAGCCATGTGGGGTATAGTTTgtaatagtgaaagactgaaaaccaCCCAAGAGAGCAGCACTGCAGGTTTATGGAAAGCGAAGGTAATCCATAAATGATTTACCCCACAGCCttggaaatacacacacacacacacacacacacacacacacacataccaaggAAATCACCAATCAACCCAAGTACTAGAACGTTACCAAGAACCAAAAACTTAAATCAACCTGAGTCCTTCCCACCCATCCAGAATGTTTCTTGCCTCCTTTCCAGAGTTAATCACTATCCTAGATTTTGTGTGAATAGCTTCCTCATTTTCATCCACCCCTGCGTAAATGAGTCGTACCACATACATAAGTATGTCTAGACAATCTAGTGTTTCTTAGTTTTGAACCTTATACACAAGCctataattcaaaatattttctcttgagaCTTGAATTTTTCACccagcattatttttattagcattgTTATGTGAGATCTAGAATCCCACCTTCCCGATTACTTATGTGGTGCATCTCAGAGATGACCCGTGTAGCGATGTGTCATTAGATTTTCAAGGCAAATTTGCCTTCGAGAGTTTTCCGCAGGGCCAGGAGGGCATGAAAGCAAAGCCCAACTTGGTGCTGGGAGGGGTGAATGGTTAGGGTAGGTCTGGGTGGGCCTGCAGGAACAGGGAGCAATGGCTTTGAAATCAGAACACCGGGCCCACAGCCAGCCCTGCTTCTCTGTCAGAAAGTGAGACAGCTCTCGGGGCTATCAGAGGTGATGTAACACAGTGTCTGCCATTCATCTCTGTGAAAAATCCTTGGGGAAAGCCCCAAGGTCCCTTCCAAGATAGGGGTGGATCCTTCCTGGCAGAATTAGGAAATGTAGGTCTTGTCTCATGGAAAACCACAGACCCACCCTCCTGGCTCCAGGCCACGCTGGGCTGCATAAAATGGATCAGCTTCAGCTCATAGCCACACAGCTGAGACAACATGAGGCCCAGCAGCTTCTTGGTCCTGGTGGTGTTCCTTATCCTGGGGATTCTGGCGGCACAGGCCGTTGTCACTGGGGGTGAGTAGACAAGTGCCCTGGGTGAGGCTGGCTTGTGCCCTGCCAAGGAGCACTCTGGGGCAGtgggcagggctggatctcacactttcttttaaaaatttttatttatttgagagagtgagagagcgagtgagcacatgatgggggaggggcagagggaggcgcagactccccgctgagtggagagcctgatgcgggactccatcctgggactctggggtcatgacctgagccgaaggcagacactaaccaactgagccacccaggcgcccatggatgGTCTGTGGCTGCTTCCACTGCATCCAGAGAGAGCAGGAAGTTGTCCAGTAGAATCAACATGCTTTCCACATCAGGACTGAGATATCAGGACTATTGCTGGAAGGAGTGTTGTTACGTGGTCGTGGCCTCAGGTGTGGATACCTGGGCAGAATGTGCAGTGAAGCGAGGAGCCCCAGGAATCTGGGCCTGGGTATGGGGTCTGGCCCCTGCCTGTCTGCCCCCTGAAGGCATCTGGGTAATCAGCCTCTAAAAGGAGGTTACACACCAACGAGACCTCAGAAGCCATGTAGTTTGAAGACCCCCATTTTATGAGGGAGGAGACTGTCCAGACAATCTCCAGAGCGGGGAAGGAGCTCGCATCTCCTGGTGTGTGTCTCAGGcactcacccctcccccaagagCACCATGTGTCCTTCTCACCTCTGCGAGTCACCCCAGTCTGGCCTCTCCTTCTGAAAGGACTTGgcatggagggtggggggataaATGGACACCCAAGGGAACCGTGGTTCTGTAGATCCTCTCCCCAGAGCCCGGGGCACAGCCTTCCCGTGGTACAGACAGCAGTTGCCCAGAAGACCCTGCCCCACCTCAGGCCGCGGTTTGGACAACACAGCAGTGCGCAGGGGCTGCACGTGGAGGAAGGACTAGATAGCGAAGCAGGCACACAGGGACTACATGTGGCCACATTTGTTCTTTCAACAATTCCTCCTAAAGGGCAAGGCACTGACAAAGGTCGTGTTCCGGTCAAAGGACAAGATCCGGTTAGAGGTCAAGATCCAGTCAAAGCCAAAGGTCGTGTTCCGGTCAAAGGACAAGATCCGGTTAGAGGTCAAGATCCAGTCAAAGCCAAAGGTCCCGTGTCCACTAAGCCTGGCTTCTGCCCCCACATTCTGATCCAGTGCGCCATGTTGAACCCCCCGAACCGCTGTCTGAGCGACACCGAGTGCCCGGGGGCCAAGAAGTGCTGTAAGGGCCCTTGTGGGCTGGCCTGCTTGGATCCCCAGTGAGGTGAGAAccaggtggaggaagaggggacCCTGAGGGCACAGAGAAGGCTGAGCAATGGGGAATGACCCCGGCTGGGTGAGAGAGAGGCTGCGGGGAGGTGGCTGAGAGACCAAGGGTCTCAGAGCCCGTGACCGAGTCCTGAGAGGGCTGCCACCTGGATGTGACCCTGCCCCCCACTGCCCCTGAGTGCTTTGAGCGGCTGAGTCACCTCTCCGGTTCTCTTCTCTCCCAGCCAGGTGGAGCCTGTCCTTGATGCACCTGGGAAGTCCCCAGGGCAGCTGGTCCCGGCCCCTGTCGCAcggccctctccctccctgggcgTTCCGCCTCCCGCTCAGGATGCCCAAGTCTGGGCTTGGCTGCCTCCCTTCTTGACTTTGTAATAAAAGACGACTTTCTGCTTCGTTTGCTTCTGGCTCTCCTGACTCCTGTGCTCCCGGGCGCCccagggagatgggtggggggctgggactCCCTCTCCCCGGTGGGTGTGAAGGACAGCAGGGCCCGAAACAAGGGGCCCATTCCTGGGGCTTA
Above is a window of Halichoerus grypus chromosome 10, mHalGry1.hap1.1, whole genome shotgun sequence DNA encoding:
- the PI3 gene encoding elafin, which gives rise to MRPSSFLVLVVFLILGILAAQAVVTGGQGTDKGRVPVKGQDPVRGQDPVKAKGRVPVKGQDPVRGQDPVKAKGPVSTKPGFCPHILIQCAMLNPPNRCLSDTECPGAKKCCKGPCGLACLDPQ